A genomic window from Triticum urartu cultivar G1812 chromosome 7, Tu2.1, whole genome shotgun sequence includes:
- the LOC125521630 gene encoding tyrosine-sulfated glycopeptide receptor 1-like encodes MIISCPHQRVVISAGAVLIAVVLLLAGPVAGACGDGEREALLAFLDALSPRAGDNIAASWRGSPDCCAWEGVGCDDAGGGGGAVTSVSLPGRGLGGTISPAVARLPTLAHLNLSGNGLAGPFPAELLALPNASVVDVSYNRLSGALPDLPAAAGRARLPLQVLDVSSNHLSGRFPSVLWRFTPGLVSLNASNNSFAGAIPSLCVICPALAVLDVSLNAFGGPVPPGLGNCSRLRVLSAGRNNLTGELPDDLFEVTSLEQLALPSNRIQGRLDRLRIARLINLVKLDLTYNALTGGLPESIGELTTLEELRLGKNNLTGTIPLAIGNWTSLRYLDLRSNNFVGDLGDVDFSRLANLTVLDLASNNLTGTMPPSIYSCTSMTALRVANNEISGQVPPEIGNMRELQFLSLTVNSFTNISGMFWNLQGCRDLAALLVSYNFHGEALPDAGWVGDHVSHVRVIVMENCGLTGQIPSWLSKLHGLNVLNLGGNRLTGPIPSWLGAMKRLYYVDLSGNQFAGEIPPSLMELPLLTSEKAMAEFKPGHLPLVFTLTPNNGAEVRTGRAYYQMSGVAATLNLSDNDLSGAIPREVGQMKMLQVLDLSHNNLSGGITPELSGLAKIEILDLRMNRLTGSIPPALAKLHFISDFNVANNDLEGPIPTGGQFNAFPAANFAGNPKLCGQAISVRCSKKSGMAPGKSSPSKTMGKRLLVAIVLGVCFGVVGVVVLTGLAVIAIRRFISNGSVSDGGKCSESALFDYSMSDLHGDESKDTILFMSEEAGGGDPTRKSFTFVDILKATNNFSPDQIIGTGGYGLVFLAELEGGVRLAVKKLNGDMCLVEREFRAEVEALSVTRHENLVPLQGFCIRGRLRLLLYPYMANGSLHDWLHDRRPEQPELDWRARLRIARGAGRGVLHIHEACTPQIVHRDIKSSNILLDESGEARVADFGLARLILPDRTHVTTELVGTLGYIPPEYGQGWVATLRGDVYSFGVVLLELLTGRRPVEMMAAAGQPRDLVGWVTQMRSAGRRAEALDPRLRQGSRPGDEAQMLYVLDLACLCVDAIPLSRPAIQEVVSWLDNVDTIGAS; translated from the coding sequence ATGATCATCAGTTGCCCCCACCAGCGGGTCGTCATTTCGGCGGGAGCCGTGCTGatcgccgtcgtgctgctgctggctGGTCCGGTCGCCGGCGCGTGCGGCGACGGGGAGAGGGAGGCGCTGCTGGCCTTCCTCGACGCGCTCTCGCCGCGGGCTGGCGATAACATCGCCGCGTCCTGGCGGGGCTCGCCGGACTGCTGCGCGTGGGAGGGCGTGGGCTGCGACgacgcgggaggcggcggcggcgcggtcaCCAGCGTCTCCCTCCCCGGCCGCGGCCTCGGCGGGACGATCTCGCCGGCGGTGGCCAGGCTCCCCACGCTCGCGCACCTCAACCTCTCCGGCAACGGCCTCGCCGGCCCGTTCCCGGCCGAGCTGCTCGCCCTGCCCAACGCCTCCGTCGTCGACGTCAGCTACAACCGCCTCTCCGGCGCGCTCCCTGACTTACCGGCCGCCGCCGGACGCGCCCGCCTCCCGCTGCAGGTGCTGGACGTGTCGAGCAACCATCTGTCCGGGCGGTTCCCGTCCGTGCTCTGGCGGTTCACCCCGGGCCTCGTGTCGCTCAATGCCAGCAACAACAGCTTCGCCGGCGCGATCCCGTCGCTCTGCGTCATCTGCCCGGCGCTCGCCGTCCTCGACGTCTCCCTCAACGCGTTCGGAGGGCCCGTCCCGCCCGGGTTAGGGAACTGCTCGCGGCTGCGGGTCCTCAGCGCCGGCCGCAACAACCTCACCGGCGAGCTCCCCGACGACCTCTTCGAGGTGACGTCGCTGGAGCAGCTGGCGCTCCCGTCCAACCGGATACAGGGCAGGCTCGATCGCCTGCGGATCGCCAGGCTGATCAACCTCGTCAAGCTCGACCTGACCTATAATGCGCTCACCGGCGGGCTGCCGGAGTCCATCGGCGAGCTCACCACGCTGGAGGAGCTCCGGCTCGGGAAGAACAACCTCACCGGCACCATCCCGCTGGCGATCGGCAACTGGACCAGCCTCCGCTACCTGGACCTTCGGTCGAACAACTTCGTCGGGGACCTCGGGGACGTTGACTTCTCCCGCCTCGCCAATCTCACCGTCTTGGACCTGGCCTCCAACAACCTCACCGGCACCATGCCGCCCAGCATCTACTCCTGCACGTCCATGACGGCCCTGCGCGTGGCCAACAACGAGATCTCCGGGCAGGTGCCGCCGGAGATCGGCAACATGCGAGAGCTGCAGTTCCTCTCGTTGACCGTGAACTCTTTTACTAACATCAGCGGCATGTTCTGGAACCTCCAGGGCTGCAGGGACCTCGCCGCGCTGCTCGTGTCGTACAACTTCCACGGCGAGGCCCTGCCGGACGCCGGCTGGGTCGGCGACCACGTCAGCCACGTCCGGGTAATCGTCATGGAGAATTGCGGTCTGACGGGCCAGATACCGTCGTGGCTGTCCAAGCTGCACGGCCTCAACGTCCTGAACCTCGGCGGGAACCGCCTCACCGGCCCGATCCCGAGCTGGCTCGGCGCCATGAAGAGGCTCTACTACGTGGACCTGTCGGGCAACCAGTTCGCCGGAGAGATACCGCCGTCGCTGATGGAGCTGCCGTTGCTGACGTCGGAGAAGGCCATGGCGGAGTTCAAACCGGGCCATCTGCCGCTCGTGTTCACCCTGACGCCGAACAACGGCGCGGAGGTCAGGACGGGCCGCGCGTACTACCAGATGTCCGGCGTCGCCGCCACGCTCAACCTCAGCGACAACGACCTCTCTGGCGCGATCCCGCGAGAGGTCGGGcagatgaagatgctgcaggtgCTCGACCTCAGCCACAACAACCTCTCCGGCGGCATCACGCCGGAGCTCAGCGGCCTCGCCAAGATCGAGATTCTTGACCTCCGCATGAACCGTCTGACGGGCTCGATCCCGCCGGCGCTCGCCAAGCTCCACTTCATCTCCGACTTCAACGTTGCGAACAACGATCTCGAGGGCCCGATCCCGACGGGCGGGCAGTTCAATGCGTTCCCGGCGGCGAATTTCGCAGGGAACCCGAAGCTTTGCGGCCAGGCGATCTCGGTCCGCTGCAGCAAGAAAAGCGGAATGGCGCCGGGCAAGTCTTCGCCGTCCAAGACCATGGGCAAGAGACTGCTTGTTGCCATCGTTCTTGGAGTCTGCTTCGGCGTGGTTGGCGTCGTCGTCTTGACCGGACTCGCCGTGATCGCCATCAGAAGGTTCATATCGAACGGGTCCGTCAGCGACGGCGGCAAGTGCTCGGAGTCGGCCCTGTTCGACTACTCCATGTCGGATCTGCACGGCGACGAGTCCAAGGACACGATCTTGTTCATGTCCGaggaggccggcggcggcgaccCGACGAGGAAGAGCTTCACGTTCGTGGACATCCTGAAGGCGACCAACAACTTCAGCCCGGATCAGATCATCGGAACGGGGGGCTACGGCCTGGTGTTCCTAGCGGAGCTGGAGGGCGGCGTGAGGCTGGCCGTGAAGAAGCTCAACGGCGACATGTGCCTGGTGGAGCGGGAGTTCCGGGCGGAGGTGGAGGCGCTGTCGGTGACGCGGCACGAGAACCTCGTCCCCCTCCAGGGCTTCTGCATCCGCGGCCGGCTCCGGTTGCTGCTGTACCCGTACATGGCCAACGGCAGCCTCCACGACTGGCTGCACGACCGGcggccggagcagccggagctgGACTGGCGCGCGCGGCTACGGATCGCGCGGGGCGCCGGGCGCGGGGTGCTGCACATCCACGAGGCGTGCACGCCGCAGATCGTGCACCGGGACATCAAGTCGAGCAACATCCTGCTGGACGAGTCCGGCGAGGCGCGGGTGGCGGACTTCGGGCTGGCGCGGCTCATCCTGCCGGACCGGACGCATGTGACGACGGAGCTGGTGGGCACGCTGGGGTACATCCCGCCCGAGTACGGGCAGGGGTGGGTGGCGACGCTGCGGGGCGACGTGTACAGCTTCGGCGTGGTGCTGCTGGAGCTGCTCACCGGGAGGCGGCCGGTGGAGAtgatggcggcggcggggcagccGAGGGACCTCGTCGGGTGGGTGACGCAGATGCGGTCGGCCGGGAGGCGCGCCGAGGCGCTGGACCCGCGGCTGAGGCAGGGGAGCCGGCCGGGCGACGAGGCGCAGATGCTCTACGTGCTCGACCTCGCCTGCCTCTGCGTCGACGCCATCCCGCTCAGCCGGCCGGCGATCCAGGAGGTGGTCAGCTGGCTCGACAACGTCGACACCATCGGCGCGTCCTGA
- the LOC125525024 gene encoding uncharacterized protein LOC125525024, which produces MAAPTQSSPLRRWKRFFRAFDSVDAAIKPSDPDHSRGELRRARVDIVEQLCDAADDDQAERLCRILDDHMAESLETLRLIPVMPNLLASTDLGKSVCALRRHESERVRVLASGLVSGWRASMQDELAKVRDALHKLDNINMPQTKEITAGQQQQHVSADSDIAKTKASVMKTVAIRKDASGSAAGLCSEEKMEAAKRKFRQGYQEAEDAKRLRRTQLVQAPKMMQPIRRCTSSMVKKTLSIRTQLHMA; this is translated from the coding sequence ATGGCCGCGCCCACGCAGAGCAGCCCGCTCCGCCGGTGGAAGCGTTTCTTCCGCGCCTTCGACTCTGTGGACGCCGCCATCAAGCCCTCCGACCCTGACCACTCACGCGGCGAGCTCCGGCGCGCCAGGGTCGACATCGTGGAGCAGCTCTGCGACGCCGCGGACGACGACCAGGCGGAGCGCCTCTGCAGGATTCTCGACGACCACATGGCGGAGTCCCTTGAGACGCTGCGACTGATTCCGGTGATGCCCAACCTGTTGGCTTCCACGGACCTCGGCAAGTCCGTCTGCGCGCTGCGCAGGCACGAGTCGGAGCGCGTCCGCGTCCTGGCCAGCGGCCTCGTGAGCGGGTGGAGGGCGTCGATGCAGGACGAGCTCGCCAAGGTCAGAGACGCGCTGCACAAGCTTGACAACATCAACATGCCGCAGACAAAGGAGATCACCGCCGGTCAGCAGCAGCAACATGTCTCCGCCGATTCTGACATAGCCAAGACGAAGGCGTCGGTCATGAAGACGGtggcaatcaggaaggatgcgtCCGGTTCAGCCGCTGGCCTCTGCTCCGAGGAGAAGATGGAAGCCGCGAAACGCAAATTCCGCCAAGGTTACCAAGAAGCAGAGGACGCCAAACGGCTGCGCAGGACACAATTGGTGCAGGCGCCCAAGATGATGCAGCCAATCAGGAGGTGCACCAGCTCCATGGTCAAGAAAACCTTGTCGATCAGGACGCAGCTTCACATGGCTTAG